One Primulina eburnea isolate SZY01 chromosome 4, ASM2296580v1, whole genome shotgun sequence genomic window, AACATATTGTGCATGCTAGATTCCCACCCATATCCTGAATCCTTACAGTGCCAAAACATAAAACATACGATAATCGTATCAAGAATGAGTAGAAACAGAATAACGGTGCTGGATCGAAACTTTAAAAAACGAAATAATTCATACACTACATAGAACATATTATAAAACAAGTCCACTTACCTTAGATCTGGAAGAAAATGTGAATAATTCAGAAATCATAGAAGAATTATGCAACCGACACTTCGAAAACGCAGTATCACATCTACCAAAAAATCATCCGCCTTCCTTGCGCCTTATTGAACTATTGGATCGGGCTCAAACTTGGACATTACGTTCACAACTAcatcaaataaattatgaacgtaGAGATCAGGTTTGAGAGTGTTTTTAACCTGTTCATGAACGAAAAACCGTAGGTATGCTGTTCCCGCTTAAAATCTGAGCAGTTTTCTTGCGAAGAGTATATATAAACGAAAAAATAATCGTGGGATTTggctgaaatttggatatgttattcAAACATATGAAAGCATATtctgaacggtggagatcggatTCTAAGCACGTGGGCGAGAGAAATAATTTTCTGAACTTGGACAGAACTTTGATGACACTCAGCAAAATTTTGGAaaggaatttcaaaaatttggagcaaaaactgaaaattttgaatttttgaatgGTGTGAAATTTTGAATGATATGGGTGATATTTATAGGGGTGaacttaaaaatcttatcaTAATTTGGTTGATATTTCTTCCATAATTTTGAGATAATTCCTCCATAAATATCGAGATGTTCCTTCCATTCATGTTACATCACCAAATTCTGAAACTAGATGGTTGCATGTAGACTGCTTTCTTGTATATATTCATTATGTATCTGGACTGTACTGAAAATTCGCTAGTTTCTTTGTTGAACAAGCTGTCTTGTAAACAATATTTCCTTCCAATTATTTTAATATCTAGCCTTTATTTCGAATTTAATGTATATCTTGTATTGGATTTCgaatttcatgtatttattggattagaattttttttgaatactatgtattatttaatattttagaatttattGTTTTTACAGCAATACCATAATCAGGTGTAGTTAAAGATGAAGAACTGCGAGCAAACAATAAAGTACAAAAATCAAGTGTAGATTTTAAGATAACGCACAACTCGGACAACAATTATCCTTGACTTCTTAGATGATTGTAagaattgactgagattttgtaCCACATAACAAAGATCGGGTCTAGTAACCATGAGATATATCAACTTACCAACAAGTCGTTTGAAGCACTTGAATCTGGTAATAAGGAATCAACATGATTATATGATGTCCAAGATGGGTGTGTTTTAGATCTCCACCAATCTCGAGGCAAGTATGTTTTAGTAATAAAGTGTTAGTTATAGAAATGGCTCATAATTCTATATTACAATGGATTTACACCTCAAATTTAACAGATTACTTCGCTTCTGTTAAACAAAATTTATCAATCATTGATGCAGAAAGAGTTGGAAGAACTCCGGCAGATTGCAAAATCCTATTACCTTGCAAGCTCCCAAGAAGTCCAGGACTTAGCACACAAATTCTTCGACTCCATGGATATGGATGGAGATGGTAAGGTGGATCTCTCTGAATTCCTGGAATTCATGAAGGAAGAAGGCTACACACGAATGCAGAATCCTAAATTCTTTAGGGAGTTAGACGTGGACGACAATGGAACCTTAGATTTCGACGAGGTCATGACAGCATATTACATTAACAAAAGCGGGCGCCCGTTCTGTGACAATTGCGATAATTTCATACGAGGAATATATTTCTCATGTGTCGAATGCTACAGAAACCCTAAAGACTCGTTTAATCTGTGCTGCGATTGTTATCGTTCTAAGAAATGTGATCACAAGCATGATGGTCGGGCTCAATTCTTGGACAACTTTGCGTTGTTGGAAGCTATGAAAAATTCGCGTCCGACGCAAAGGAATGAAAATGATCAACAAAATCAGGTATATATCTTTGTTAAGTACAAACactctaatatatatatatatatatatatatatatatatatatatatatatatatatatatatatagtctgATGATGTTGTATCATTTtgtgaaaatttaatttttgttgGCAGGCTAGAAGTCCGGTGCCATCACAATCACAAGCTACGAGAAGTCCAATACCATCAAAGACACAGGAAAAAATTCCTGCAGTACCATCACATACTACGACAGCTAATCCTGCACCTAGTTATACAAATAATGTTTTCTATAATACATATATTGTGAACCCTCCTACTCCGGTCACAAATTATCACAACGCCGTTATTCGTCCACCAAACCGGGTcagtattttttaatttttttttaaaattatattctaGAATTTCAATTGGCTCAATTAATATATCTAAACATGTGAAAATGGAATTAATACGgacagtatatatatatatatatatatatatatatatatatatatatatatatatatatatatatatatatatatatatatatatatatatatacatgaattTCAGAACCACTGGGGGTTGGCACTTAGAGCATTGGAGGCGGCGCTGGCTATTGCAACCTCCGTGTCCATGTGTACCATCATGTGAAATATTGATCCAAAAATGTCAGCCACttaattttatgcatgcatttCGCAAGTTCATAATTTGGATGTTCGAATTGATGTAGACCAATTACTATGAGTTTGATTTGTTCTACTAATGCTTTCTCAGACGAGTCAGTTAATTCTTTTGTTTTCTAtgatttgaagatttattttgagaaaatgTGTACGAAAATGtaatttatgctttattttgtaTTGAATTTTGATTTGTAATATTTATTCATGAATTATGTATATTATACTCCgttccaatttttctttttctttttttccttgCTTGATTCCCAGAACTATCCACCACAAATTGTCAGTTGCATTATTTATTCAACTCAATGGAAagattttttcttaattttacaataaaaatataattataacaaaggaattaaaaattttgctttaccttaattttttttattaaaactaatagaatgaatttatttaattgttttaagtttttttaattatgaaaagttattttaagGCTTTTGGATATTTCATTTAATATTGATTTCATAATGTCCGAAAAATTTAGGAAAAATCCACATAGATCGCATTAAAATGATTCGGAGGTTATATATTAAATAGCGAATTAAATGACTGAGAAATCAATATTTTTAgcgatattttttatttaacaatGATTTTCAGACGTGATGGTTCATGGAAGAAGGTACCCGGACACGGAAGAAATTTAATTTCCATAAATTTACAAGGGAATTCTGAGGTAAATCAGTCATTTAAATAGTTTTGGAGAGGAAAGATATTTGTTAAAAGGGgtatgtatttttttatttgaactttcaacatttttatttaatgtgCTAAACTCACTTTTAATAAATTAACTAGTAACGTTAAATcctgaaaaataaaaagaacaaataaatatatagaAGAATAATCCAAAACCCTCATCCCACACTCGCGTTAATCAGAAGCAGAAAAAAAGAAGGGTTGCGGCTAGGGTTCTCGGGTAGAGGTCGAATTTTTCAAATCCTAGACAAATTTCGGCTGTTCTCGAGACATCTTCCAACCGCCGGGTCATCTACGAACCATCTCCGATCCAATACGAGACAAGTTTTAACCCTTCGTTTGACTTATCGatgaattttcaaaaaaaaaatcctatCTCTTCGGGTAGCATGCATTCACGCCATTAAGGGCTTCGAAGGTATGCGTTGCTATGTCAAACTTGGATTTTTGTATGTCTTATTAAACGACTATAACTTtgaagggaaaaaaaaattatgagttacatttcataaaattatttttgaatatttttatacGAGGATACGAGGATGATGAAGTATTAAGGAAAATGTTGATTTTTTAACTTTTATATTGGTTTATAAAAATATGAGGTAAggaaaaaatgtatttttatgtGTTCAAGTATGAAGAAATATGTTTAATGTACGtcttattttattatatgttaCTTATTATTTCGGAAGGACTTGCTAGCACACAAATTCTTCGAGTCTATGGTTCGTTAGTTTTCGTCGAAGCAGGTGAGTATGATTAAGTTGGTGATGGCAGGCGAGGATGAGTTGTTCATGGTGGAAGTCACTCATCCGAGTCATTCTAGTATTTTCGTATTAAATAAATTTGAGTTtatgaattttgaaatattggttttaagtgaaatattattttagtaCGTAATGGAAAGAACGGCTTCTCGTGATATTTGAGTTTATGAATTTTACTAATGAATTAAAGAGGAGTTGGGGTTTAGCAATTCCAGGTACCTTATCATGAGTAGTAGCTAGCTAATGTTGCTAACACGGATATTCAAAGAACGGCTTCTCGTGATATTAGTTTTTAGTATATGAATCCAGATTTGCTAACAGTACCGGCTCTtcgtatatatttttttaatattgaaaggaatattttatttctaagtaatctttgttttttatttaaattgaaaaataagagTTTTGCATTTGTACACTAATCTAATTTGATCTAATAATAAGGTTTATTCCTAGACTTGGTTCATCTAATATAATCTTGGTATTTATCCACTATGATTTGTTTTTTGTATTTATCTTTCTGCACTTGCACAAGTTCAGTATTtgagattattttttttttgtgattcaTTCACAAAATTACCATGTTGCTGATGTGTGTTGAAGACACGTGAAGAAAcaacacacacgcacacacacacacacattcatacatatatatatatatatatatatatatatatatatatatatatatatatatatatatattggataTCTTCCCCGTTGATTATTATTCATTAGAATTATTTTAGCattaatttgtaatttttaaagATGAATCCTTGGACTAAAAAAATATCCAATTAAATTTCTTGGAAGTAATATGAGAACAATCTAAAACATCTGTAGACCGAGAAACATGAAAATATAGATACAATAATTAACAAAGATGCTCATCCTTTTACTCGTGATCACGCAAGAAATCCAAGCCGTTCTCCATTCTTCTTCGCAATTCGAATCAATGCTTGCCGTTGCTTTGGGTCTGCCCCTATTGATTTGCAAAACTCGGTTATTACCTGAAAGTTTTTATGCAACATCAAATTAtacttttaaaaagaaatactAATAACAATAAGAAGAAAATAAAGCAGTTTGTATAAATTATGTTATAATAACAAAAACCCAAAATTATTCTCAAACTAGTTAGGATTCGATATCTGCTCTGGTTTTTATCTCTTGGGTTAGGGAAGAAACTTTATATCTGTGTAAATGAGTCGTAACTATTTTAACTTTCTATAATTAATAAATGTCGTAAATTTGTGGTATGCATTATTACCAAAACAAAAGTTATAGAAGATTCCTTAACCAAGAGTTTGGCCCATGCAATATGAAGTGCatgtcttcttctttttttttcctctGCCATTTTCAATTAGATTAAAAAATGCACAATTATTTTGATAATTGATTCGAATCCAATATTTGTATGTGGTCATATAGACTTCCGATCATTCTTCTAAAGATTGACAAATTCATGTCAAATATTAATCGAGTGCTTGGATTCCAGACACACCTtggcttatatatatatatatatatatatatattcaagaaaattttgatgAGATCTGCCCAGAAGCATGATTATATGTATCCAATAATTTTCAGAAGATCACACCGACAGATGTTTAATTAACAGTGAGTTACGTTACCTGCGAGTGTAGAGCGATGGCTTTGCCCCTCAGTTGATTGAACTTCTTCTTCCCAATAATATTACGCGCCACCACCACAACTGGAGCGAAGATGCCTTTCCCTTCATTCACATTCCTCATCACCGGACGCAACCGGACCGACCGCGCCACCCTGGAATGTggcgccgccgccgccgccgccttgGACTGCAGCGCCATGGTGTTGTCTTCGCCTCCGGAGATGGACGTGCCCCAGCTTCCTAGAGAAGCAGTTGCGGAAAGCGAAGTAGCCATTTTTTCTGTTGGGATGAGATCTTGAGTTGAGTGATAGAAGATTTTGGTGGTCATTTGTTTGATGGAATATTTAGAGCCACAAGAAGTTCTTGTTCTAGATTTTTCTTTTCTTGAATTTGTTATTAGTAAATTTAGGAGAAAAATAACATTAGATAGCCCAAAAAAATTCATACTAAATTACtagataataaattattaaattaatattgctcccgaaaattattattttcgaaaattatgataaataaataagataaatatatttttatttattatataattataccAATAGTAGGCACATGATATATTTTGCTTCAAATTAATATAATCTTAAACTAATTATGTGAAACTGGCTTCTTATTAATTGACATTAATAAAATAAGTTAAGTAGcttcataattataatttgatttttactttatggtatttattcttaaattcattaattttattttaaattattaaaattattttttcaaatattttattccacatatcatcattaaaaataacatacctttcaaataataattttgtgTGAAATATTCGAGCTAGAGTGAAACTGTTTGGAACAATAACAAATCCACAtgcatatatgtatgtatattatatggtGAAACGAAAACGATGCACACAATGTATCATACACAAAATCAAACCAAAAATTAATCAAGCAACCCTTAATCAAGTTCGAGATCAACTGTCTTTTTATGTCAACCTTAACAACCAGTTTGATCAGAGACTGGCATCAACTGTAACACTGCCCCTTGATCTCCTAAAACTTTCCAACTTTTCATGTTCTTCAAAGCACAAGGATCCAAACTTTGTTCTTCCTTGGggtgacattttggtgtatttgGCTCGTACTCATGATCTAACACAGCATTCTCCTTTTCGTGCCTCAGCGGTGCTACCTTAGCTTTCACTGCTTTCCACTGACTCAAATTTTCAACTGGACTAAGCACAGAAAGCACATGTTTTTTCCTATCGTTAGCATACAAATCTGATCCAATCACCTCGATCTCTTCATTCTTCAAGCCAAGATTTTGCTTTAAAACACTATTTTTCTCATCATTTTCACTGTCACAATTGTCTCCCTTATCTTCGTTGCTACTTAGGTCATCTTCAAACTCGTAGCCGtcgtcttcttcttcttcgtagATCTCGTCTGTGCTGCAGTTACGATATCTGTGATTTTGAGGGTAGGATTTGTTGTTTGTACATGGTGTCCTTCACGAAATTCTGGAAATGTCCTTTTCGAAATCCTGGAAACAGCAACGATTCTTTAAGTCGAGGCAA contains:
- the LOC140829478 gene encoding uncharacterized protein, which codes for MEGIRATAIAYYDRATRGEKDLVKQYFNKFDIKGDGKITLQQYKNGVAKHLSDENIFRKLDANGDGALDFDEITCLYYMEKKLGLHKCAGCRDLLVGAYFSCLRCVEDGLGSECRLCCACYHLGEFSHNHSLSNFLDQHSMAKVMKNHTPDARRDRRKKELEELRQIAKSYYLASSQEVQDLAHKFFDSMDMDGDGKVDLSEFLEFMKEEGYTRMQNPKFFRELDVDDNGTLDFDEVMTAYYINKSGRPFCDNCDNFIRGIYFSCVECYRNPKDSFNLCCDCYRSKKCDHKHDGRAQFLDNFALLEAMKNSRPTQRNENDQQNQARSPVPSQSQATRSPIPSKTQEKIPAVPSHTTTANPAPSYTNNVFYNTYIVNPPTPVTNYHNAVIRPPNRNHWGLALRALEAALAIATSVSMCTIM
- the LOC140829999 gene encoding protein PROTON GRADIENT REGULATION 5, chloroplastic-like, with amino-acid sequence MTTKIFYHSTQDLIPTEKMATSLSATASLGSWGTSISGGEDNTMALQSKAAAAAAPHSRVARSVRLRPVMRNVNEGKGIFAPVVVVARNIIGKKKFNQLRGKAIALHSQVITEFCKSIGADPKQRQALIRIAKKNGERLGFLA